Part of the Vitis vinifera cultivar Pinot Noir 40024 chromosome 13, ASM3070453v1 genome is shown below.
tgcACATGGCAAGATAGAAGTAATAATGCTAATTTCGAATTATGACAGATTATAGAGAAAATTAGACACTGGGAAAATACCAAGCCAGAAGCCATGTCAAGATCTGCTTTCTAGTTGAAAATTTTAGCAAAAAATTAAGTCCAATTAAAAAATTGCAATAGTaggtaaaagaaattgaaagtgaTGTTGAggagagaagagaaagaaagatgTTGGGAATGAGATGTAATACCTGTTTTATTGCTCAGAGATGGATTAGTCATGTATCTCCACACGGGGGATATCGGCAATCTTGGGCCAATCATGTCCTTTCTCCTCTGAGTACATTTGTTTAGATGTGGACACCCCCAAATCCGTAGTTCTGACAGGGAATCAGGCACCAGTCCTTCCCTTGGAAAAATCCACTGGAGTTTAGGGCAGTTGAAGATCACTAGGCTTCTAAGCGAGGTGAGGATTTGGAGAGATAGGGAGGCTAAGGATTCCAGATTCTGGAAACGAGAAATGTGAAGGGAGGTAAGAGTTGTAGGAAGAAGAATCAAGTGGGGGTCATCTGAAAAGGAAGTTGCATCTGGAAACATGCCTTCAATTGAGAGGTTTTCAAGAGAAGTGAGTCTAGAAAGGCCCCATTGGGATAGGGGGGTCTTGATATTCTCACAGTGGGAGATAAAAAACGATGTAAGACAAGTGAGGTTTTTTATCGGAGGCaataattccaaatttttattatttgcaaTATATAGATCTGTGAGGTTGTAAAGGCAATTTGGTAGGGCTCTGAGATTAGGATACCTCGCGATGCTTAAAGATTGAAATGAATTATTATTAGAGTGAAACATCTCCTCTGAAATTGACTCGAGGTGTTCACAATCCCAAATGTCAAGTCCCTCAAGGGTGGAGGGAAACTTGCCTCTTGGGAAGGATGTGAGAGATGAACAATGAGAGATAGCCAGGCTTTGAAGAGCAGCAGCATTTGTGGAATCGTAGTGCATTATTCCCTCTGGTAGAGACTCCAGCTTTTCGCAATCACTTATGTAGAGTTCCTTGAGAGTGATGGGTAACCTACCTCTCGGAAAACCAATCAAAGACGGACACATATTTAGACTTAAGTATTCAAGGGCACACATGTCCATGGTGCTGGGGGTGGCGCTGGAATTGCAGTGCATCATTCCTTCTGGAAGAGACTTTAGATTTTCACACTCCCCTATGATTAATTTCTTAAGGGTGGTAGGTAATTGCCCTTTTGGAAAGCAAATGACACATGAACACTGCTTTATTTCCAAGGATTCAAGGACGCATGAGTTGCTGCTGCCGTTACTATTTCGCATCATCCCATCAGGTAGACACTTGAGACTTTCACAATTTCGAAGAATAAGACTTCTCAGCTTTGGTGGGAAACCTACCTCTGGAAATGACACCAGTTTTGGACAATACTTGATTTTCAATTCTTCCAGGCATGTTAGACTCTGCCATCCATTTGGAAGCCTCTCCAGTTTATCACAGCTACTTATTTTCAAAGAACGAAGATTGTATTCCGATGGTACAAGTTGATGGCAATGAAGGCTTTCCGATTCAAACCCATCCTCCCACAAACACTTGA
Proteins encoded:
- the LOC109123756 gene encoding putative disease resistance protein At3g14460, whose protein sequence is MSNLGGELRISNLENVVNVQDVKDAGLKLKDKLERLTLMWSFGLDGPGNEMDQMNVLDYLKPPSNLNELRIFRYGGLEFPYWIKNGSFSKMVNLRLLDCKKCTSLPCLGQLSSLKQLLISGNDGVTNKLTIDECNETVLRSGIELTSLTELRVSGILELIKLQQGFVRSLGGLQALKFSECEELKCLWEDGFESESLHCHQLVPSEYNLRSLKISSCDKLERLPNGWQSLTCLEELKIKYCPKLVSFPEVGFPPKLRSLILRNCESLKCLPDGMMRNSNGSSNSCVLESLEIKQCSCVICFPKGQLPTTLKKLIIGECENLKSLPEGMMHCNSSATPSTMDMCALEYLSLNMCPSLIGFPRGRLPITLKELYISDCEKLESLPEGIMHYDSTNAAALQSLAISHCSSLTSFPRGKFPSTLEGLDIWDCEHLESISEEMFHSNNNSFQSLSIARYPNLRALPNCLYNLTDLYIANNKNLELLPPIKNLTCLTSFFISHCENIKTPLSQWGLSRLTSLENLSIEGMFPDATSFSDDPHLILLPTTLTSLHISRFQNLESLASLSLQILTSLRSLVIFNCPKLQWIFPREGLVPDSLSELRIWGCPHLNKCTQRRKDMIGPRLPISPVWRYMTNPSLSNKTVCSNRLHILLEQQCHRRCTLCEYLKRSI